ATTGTTCCCATCTGGGGAAATTTCGTTTAAGGAATTTGTCTTCTCACATGAAAGACATTGTTTATTTTGATTTGGAAACGCAAAAAACCGCCGATGAGGTGGGGGGATGGGATCCTGCCTCAAAGATGAAGATGAAAATGTCCATTGGGGTGACTTTCTCGACCAAAACAAACCAATACCATATTTATACCGAGGATCAGGTGGAGGATATGATCCAGCAGCTCATGAGGGCGTCTGTGGTCGTGGGGTTTAACCATGTGAATTTTGATTATCAGGTATTAGCAGGGTACAGCTTGCTAGATTTTAAGCAGATTCCGAGTTTTGACATGCTTGTCGAGGTGGAGAAGATCCTGGGGCACCGTCTGAAGCTCGACTCGATTGCGGAAGCCACACTGGGGTATAACAAAACCGCCGACGGTTTGGATGCGATCCGGTGGTGGCGAGAGGGCAAAATCTATGAAATCGCCGAATATTGCGCCTTTGACGTGAAAATCACAAAGGAAGTTTTTGAGTACGCCCTTTCCTATAAGGAACTTTTCTATCTGGATAAATTCAAAAAACGCCGTTGCATGAAGACGGATTGGAAAGTTTGATGGGGTAAAGGATGGCGGGATACGGTTCAAAAGCCAAAAAATATCCGGTTTGGCTTGTTATTTTTAAGTACATCCCCTTGCAAAAGGTCTGATCCGATTTTATGATCAAGATTCAAGTAGAAATCTATGATTGAAAATTTCGACCAGTCAGCCCTGCTTTTGATCGGCCATGGTTCGTCCAAAAACGGCGAATCGGGGGCGGCCTTGTCGTTTCAAGCAAAAATGCTGAAGAGTTGCGAGATATTCAAAGAGGTCAAAGAGGCGTATTGGCAGATGGATCCCCTGATTAATGATGTATTACCCACTATCCAGTCAAAAACGATTTATATTGTCCCTTTCTTCTTGAGCGAAGGTTATTTTACGCAGCAGGTTTTACCCCGGCATTTAGGGTTAAGGGGGCGTTTCGCCCACCAAGCAGGCAAAGACTACTTTTATTGCCGGCCTGTGGGGGTGCATCCGAAGATTGATGAGATTATTAATAGCCGTATGACGACCATCTTGACTTGTGAAGGAGCACCCATCCCCCAAGAAACATGCCTTTTTATTGCTGGCCATGGGACAAATAGGGCAAAAGACTCGTCCCGGTTTGTGCTCGAACAGGTGAAAAGGTTACAGGGGAAAACCCCGTTTGCTGAGGTGAAACCGTTTTTTTTGGACCAAGCCCCTTATATTAAGGACTGGCGCACACTGACTGATAAGAAGCAAATTGCAGTGATTCCCTATTTTCTCAGTGACGGGCTCCATGTTTCCGAGGATATCCCCGCACTATTGGGGTTCAGTGAGAATGAGGAAATCGAGGCTTTTAGCCTTGTGGCAATAGGGACTCCAAAGGTAAATGAATCGGGAAAGCTGGAATTCACCCAGTTTATAATGAAAAAGAGGTTGTTTGGGGAGAAGGATCTGATTGTGGCCGGGGTGGAAGGCCGCAAGATCTGGTATACTCGGTCTCTCGGGCGTGAACCAATGATGGCCAATATCATATTAGACTTGTGTGATGAGCATACCGAAAAGA
The Verrucomicrobiota bacterium DNA segment above includes these coding regions:
- a CDS encoding CbiX/SirB N-terminal domain-containing protein; the protein is MIENFDQSALLLIGHGSSKNGESGAALSFQAKMLKSCEIFKEVKEAYWQMDPLINDVLPTIQSKTIYIVPFFLSEGYFTQQVLPRHLGLRGRFAHQAGKDYFYCRPVGVHPKIDEIINSRMTTILTCEGAPIPQETCLFIAGHGTNRAKDSSRFVLEQVKRLQGKTPFAEVKPFFLDQAPYIKDWRTLTDKKQIAVIPYFLSDGLHVSEDIPALLGFSENEEIEAFSLVAIGTPKVNESGKLEFTQFIMKKRLFGEKDLIVAGVEGRKIWYTRSLGREPMMANIILDLCDEHTEKM
- a CDS encoding ribonuclease H-like domain-containing protein; translation: MKDIVYFDLETQKTADEVGGWDPASKMKMKMSIGVTFSTKTNQYHIYTEDQVEDMIQQLMRASVVVGFNHVNFDYQVLAGYSLLDFKQIPSFDMLVEVEKILGHRLKLDSIAEATLGYNKTADGLDAIRWWREGKIYEIAEYCAFDVKITKEVFEYALSYKELFYLDKFKKRRCMKTDWKV